The Dasypus novemcinctus isolate mDasNov1 chromosome 12, mDasNov1.1.hap2, whole genome shotgun sequence genome includes a window with the following:
- the MGAT3 gene encoding beta-1,4-mannosyl-glycoprotein 4-beta-N-acetylglucosaminyltransferase isoform X1 has protein sequence MAPEAQQEALPLCRMKMRRYKLFLSLCMAGLCLISFLHFFKTLSYITFPRELASLSPNLVSSFFWNNAPVTPQASPEPGGPDLLRTPLYSHSPLLQPLPPSKAAEELHRVDFVLPEDTTEYFVRTKAGGVCFKPGTKTLEKPPPGRPEEKPEAGDGASAKGPARHLLSARERPGGRGPRRKWVECVCLPGWHGPSCGVPTVVQYSNLPTKERLVPREVPRRVINAININHEFDLLAVRFHELGDVVDAFVVCESNFTAYGEPRPLKFREMLTNGTFEYIRHKVLYVFLDHFPPGGRQDGWIADDYLRTFLTQDGVSRLRNLRPDDVFIIDDADEIPARDGVLFLKLYDGWTEPFAFHMRKSLYGFFWKQPGTLEVVSGCTVDMLRTVYALDGIRLRRRQYYTMPNFRQYENRTGHILVQWALGSPLHFAGWHCSWCFTPEGIYFKLVSAQNGDFPRWGDYEDKRDLNYIRGLIRTGGWFDGTQQEYPPADPSEHMYAPKYLLKNYRQFRYLLENPYEEPRSTAEGRRPGGDAEDRPPPAAGKPDAVEG, from the coding sequence GATGAAGATGAGACGCTACAAGCTCTTCCTCTCGCTCTGCATGGCCGGCCTCTGCCTCATCTCCTTCCTGCACTTCTTTAAGACCCTGTCGTACATCACCTTCCCCCGCGAGCTGGCCTCCCTCAGCCCCAACCTGGTGTCCAGCTTCTTCTGGAACAATGCCCCCGTCACGCCCCAGGCCAGCCCCGAGCCGGGTGGCCCCGACCTGCTGCGGACCCCTCTCTATTCCCACTCGCCCCTGCTCCAGCCGCTGCCACCCAGCAAGGCCGCCGAGGAGCTCCACCGGGTGGACTTCGTGCTGCCCGAGGACACGACCGAGTACTTCGTCCGCACCAAGGCGGGCGGCGTGTGCTTCAAGCCGGGTACCAAGACGCTGGAGAAGCCCCCGCCGGGGCGGCCGGAGGAGAAGCCGGAGGCGGGGGACGGCGCCTCGGCCAAGGGCCCAGCCCGCCACCTGCTGAGCGCCCGCGAGCGCCCGGGCGGCCGCGGGCCGCGGCGCAAGTGGGTGGAGTGCGTGTGCCTGCCCGGCTGGCACGGGCCCAGCTGCGGGGTGCCCACGGTGGTGCAGTACTCCAACCTGCCCACCAAGGAGCGCCTGGTGCCCCGCGAGGTGCCGCGGCGCGTCATCAACGCCATCAACATCAACCACGAGTTCGACCTGCTGGCCGTGCGCTTCCACGAGCTGGGCGACGTGGTGGACGCCTTCGTGGTGTGCGAGTCCAACTTCACGGCCTACGGCGAGCCGCGGCCGCTCAAGTTCCGCGAGATGCTGACCAACGGCACCTTCGAGTACATCCGGCACAAGGTGCTCTACGTCTTCCTGGACCACTTCCCGCCCGGCGGCCGGCAGGACGGCTGGATCGCCGACGACTACCTGCGCACCTTCCTGACGCAGGACGGCGTGTCGCGCCTGCGCAACCTGCGGCCCGACGACGTCTTCATCATCGACGACGCCGACGAGATCCCCGCGCGCGACGGCGTCCTCTTCCTCAAGCTCTACGACGGCTGGACGGAGCCCTTCGCCTTCCACATGCGCAAGTCTCTCTACGGCTTCTTCTGGAAGCAGCCGGGCACGCTGGAGGTGGTGTCGGGCTGCACGGTGGACATGCTGCGGACGGTGTACGCGCTGGACGGCATCCGCCTGCGGCGCCGCCAGTACTACACCATGCCCAACTTCCGGCAGTACGAGAACCGCACGGGCCACATCCTGGTGcagtgggccctgggcagcccgCTGCACTTCGCCGGCTGGCACTGCTCCTGGTGCTTCACCCCCGAGGGCATCTACTTCAAGCTCGTGTCCGCCCAGAACGGCGACTTCCCGCGCTGGGGCGACTACGAGGACAAGCGGGACCTCAATTACATCCGGGGCCTGATCCGCACGGGGGGCTGGTTCGACGGCACGCAGCAGGAGTACCCGCCGGCCGACCCCAGCGAGCACATGTACGCCCCCAAGTACCTGCTCAAGAACTACCGCCAGTTCCGCTACCTGCTGGAGAACCCCTACGAGGAGCCCAGGAGCACCGCGGAGGGCCGGCGGCCGGGCGGGGACGCCGAGGACAGGCCGCCGCCGGCCGCGGGCAAGCCCGACGCGGTGGAAGGCTAA
- the MGAT3 gene encoding beta-1,4-mannosyl-glycoprotein 4-beta-N-acetylglucosaminyltransferase isoform X2: MKMRRYKLFLSLCMAGLCLISFLHFFKTLSYITFPRELASLSPNLVSSFFWNNAPVTPQASPEPGGPDLLRTPLYSHSPLLQPLPPSKAAEELHRVDFVLPEDTTEYFVRTKAGGVCFKPGTKTLEKPPPGRPEEKPEAGDGASAKGPARHLLSARERPGGRGPRRKWVECVCLPGWHGPSCGVPTVVQYSNLPTKERLVPREVPRRVINAININHEFDLLAVRFHELGDVVDAFVVCESNFTAYGEPRPLKFREMLTNGTFEYIRHKVLYVFLDHFPPGGRQDGWIADDYLRTFLTQDGVSRLRNLRPDDVFIIDDADEIPARDGVLFLKLYDGWTEPFAFHMRKSLYGFFWKQPGTLEVVSGCTVDMLRTVYALDGIRLRRRQYYTMPNFRQYENRTGHILVQWALGSPLHFAGWHCSWCFTPEGIYFKLVSAQNGDFPRWGDYEDKRDLNYIRGLIRTGGWFDGTQQEYPPADPSEHMYAPKYLLKNYRQFRYLLENPYEEPRSTAEGRRPGGDAEDRPPPAAGKPDAVEG; this comes from the coding sequence ATGAAGATGAGACGCTACAAGCTCTTCCTCTCGCTCTGCATGGCCGGCCTCTGCCTCATCTCCTTCCTGCACTTCTTTAAGACCCTGTCGTACATCACCTTCCCCCGCGAGCTGGCCTCCCTCAGCCCCAACCTGGTGTCCAGCTTCTTCTGGAACAATGCCCCCGTCACGCCCCAGGCCAGCCCCGAGCCGGGTGGCCCCGACCTGCTGCGGACCCCTCTCTATTCCCACTCGCCCCTGCTCCAGCCGCTGCCACCCAGCAAGGCCGCCGAGGAGCTCCACCGGGTGGACTTCGTGCTGCCCGAGGACACGACCGAGTACTTCGTCCGCACCAAGGCGGGCGGCGTGTGCTTCAAGCCGGGTACCAAGACGCTGGAGAAGCCCCCGCCGGGGCGGCCGGAGGAGAAGCCGGAGGCGGGGGACGGCGCCTCGGCCAAGGGCCCAGCCCGCCACCTGCTGAGCGCCCGCGAGCGCCCGGGCGGCCGCGGGCCGCGGCGCAAGTGGGTGGAGTGCGTGTGCCTGCCCGGCTGGCACGGGCCCAGCTGCGGGGTGCCCACGGTGGTGCAGTACTCCAACCTGCCCACCAAGGAGCGCCTGGTGCCCCGCGAGGTGCCGCGGCGCGTCATCAACGCCATCAACATCAACCACGAGTTCGACCTGCTGGCCGTGCGCTTCCACGAGCTGGGCGACGTGGTGGACGCCTTCGTGGTGTGCGAGTCCAACTTCACGGCCTACGGCGAGCCGCGGCCGCTCAAGTTCCGCGAGATGCTGACCAACGGCACCTTCGAGTACATCCGGCACAAGGTGCTCTACGTCTTCCTGGACCACTTCCCGCCCGGCGGCCGGCAGGACGGCTGGATCGCCGACGACTACCTGCGCACCTTCCTGACGCAGGACGGCGTGTCGCGCCTGCGCAACCTGCGGCCCGACGACGTCTTCATCATCGACGACGCCGACGAGATCCCCGCGCGCGACGGCGTCCTCTTCCTCAAGCTCTACGACGGCTGGACGGAGCCCTTCGCCTTCCACATGCGCAAGTCTCTCTACGGCTTCTTCTGGAAGCAGCCGGGCACGCTGGAGGTGGTGTCGGGCTGCACGGTGGACATGCTGCGGACGGTGTACGCGCTGGACGGCATCCGCCTGCGGCGCCGCCAGTACTACACCATGCCCAACTTCCGGCAGTACGAGAACCGCACGGGCCACATCCTGGTGcagtgggccctgggcagcccgCTGCACTTCGCCGGCTGGCACTGCTCCTGGTGCTTCACCCCCGAGGGCATCTACTTCAAGCTCGTGTCCGCCCAGAACGGCGACTTCCCGCGCTGGGGCGACTACGAGGACAAGCGGGACCTCAATTACATCCGGGGCCTGATCCGCACGGGGGGCTGGTTCGACGGCACGCAGCAGGAGTACCCGCCGGCCGACCCCAGCGAGCACATGTACGCCCCCAAGTACCTGCTCAAGAACTACCGCCAGTTCCGCTACCTGCTGGAGAACCCCTACGAGGAGCCCAGGAGCACCGCGGAGGGCCGGCGGCCGGGCGGGGACGCCGAGGACAGGCCGCCGCCGGCCGCGGGCAAGCCCGACGCGGTGGAAGGCTAA